A region of Moorena sp. SIOASIH DNA encodes the following proteins:
- a CDS encoding type II toxin-antitoxin system HicB family antitoxin: MNAEFTAIIEAATEGGYWAIYPEIPGANGQG; encoded by the coding sequence ATGAACGCAGAGTTCACCGCCATCATTGAGGCAGCAACAGAAGGAGGATATTGGGCGATTTATCCTGAAATTCCTGGTGCGAATGGTCAAGGATAA